GTGTTCTCCAAGGCCCAGGGCGCGTCTCCCAGCTCAATACCCAGCCGGAGTACAATCCGATCTCCCGCCGCCTGCCGCGCCGCCTCGAACTCCGCTGACAGCGCCGCCCAGTCAAAGCTCTCCCGGGGTGTGGTCACGCCCCACTCCACCGGCTCCATATGGTCGGTGAAGCACAGCTCGTCAAGCCCCGCGGCAATGGCTGCCTCCGCCATTTCGGCCATGGACTTCCCCGCATCCGGGGAAATCCGGGAATGGGTGTGATAATCCGCCAGATACATAGACCGCCTCACTTTTTAAACTTCCGGAAGAATTTTCTGCGCTCCTCATAATTGTTGTCGCCCACGCTCTCGGCAAATTTTTTCAATGCCTCTTTCTGCTCCCGGTTCAGGTTTCTCGGAGTTTCAATGTACACCGTCACATACTGGTCGCCCCGACCCCGGCCGTTGATAGCAGGGATGCCCTTTCCCTTCAGCCGGAAGGTGGTGCCGCTCTGGGTCCCCTCCGGCAGGTCGTACTTCACCTTGCCGTCTATGGTGGGAATCTCCAGCTCCGCACCCAGGACCGCCTGTGCGAAAGTGATCGGCGCGTCGCAAAGAACGCTGGTCCCCTCCCGGCGGAAGAGCTCATGGGGCCGGACGGTGATCGTCACCAACAGATCGCCTGCCGGCCCGCCGTTTTTGCCGGCGCTGCCCTGCCCCCTGACAGAGATGGTCTGCCCATTGTCAATACCTGCGGGAATGCTGACCTGAATGGTCTTGCGCCTGCGCACTGCGCCGCTGCCCCGGCAGTCAGGGCAGGGCTGGTGGATGATCTTGCCCTTTCCGCCGCACCTGCCGCAGGGAGAGCTTGTGGCAAAGACCCCCATGGGAGTCTGCCGCCGCACCTGCACCTGGCCGGTACCATGGCAGTCTGGGCAAACCTCTGGCGTGGTACCGGCAGCGCAGCCGTTTCCATGACAGGTGCCGCACTGCTCCATCCGGTCTACACTAACCTCCTTCTCGCAGCCGAAGGCGGCCTCCTCAAAGCTGATGGCCAGGGACAGACGGATACTCTCGCCCCGCTGGGGCGCGTTGGGATTCGTGCGGCGGCCGCCGCCAAATCCCCCGCCGAAGAAGCTGCCGAAGATGTCCCCCAGATCGCCGAAGTCAAAGCCGCCGTCAAATCCGCCGCCGGCGCCGCCGGCACCGTAGTTGGGGTCCACTCCGGCAAAGCCGAACTGGTCGTAGCGGGCCTTCTTGTTGGGGTCAGAGAGAATTTCGTAGGCCTCGTTGACCTCCTTAAACTTCTCCTCCGCCTCCTTGTTATCGGGATTCAGATCCGGATGGTATTTGCGCGCCAGCTTCTTATATGCCTTCTTGATCTCATCCTCGGACGCCCCCTTGGACACGCCCAGGACCTCATAATAGTCTCGTTTCTGTTCAGCCATATCCATATACCTCGCTCAAGGACGTTGCCAACTCCCGTGAAAACGCACAGGAGCGCAGACGGGGCCATGCCCCGTCCGCGCGGCCTGCTCCTATTTTACTTGTTCTGATCGTCCTCGTCAACAACCTTATAATCTGCGTCGTAATATTGTCCCTGCTGGGCTCCGCCGTCTCCCTGCGCGCCCATGTCGGGGCCGGCGGCTCCGCCCTGGGGATTCGCCTGCTGATAGAGCTTTTCGCTCACCGCGTAGAACGCCTGGGTCAGCGCCTCCGTGTCCGCCTTGATGGCGGCGGTGTCAGTGCCCTTTAAAGTCTCTTTCAGCTTATCCAGAGCGGACTGAACCTTGGCCTTTTCATCGGCGGGAATCTTGTCGCCCATTTCAGAGAGGGTCTTTTCGCTCTGGTAGACCATCTGGTCAGCCTGGTTGCGAACCTCCACCTCTTCCTTCATTTTCTTGTCCTGGGCGGCGTACTGCTCTGCCTCCTTCACGGCCTTTTCGATGTCGTCCTTGCTCATGTTGGAGGAGGAGGTGATGGTGATATGCTGCTCCTTGCCGGTGCCCAGGTCCTTGGCGGAGACGTTCACAATGCCGTTGGCGTCGATATCAAACGTGACTTCAATCTGGGGCACGCCGCGGCGGGCCGGGGCAATGCCGTCCAGATGGAAGCGGCCCAGAGACTTGTTGGCTGCGGCCATCTCCCGCTCGCCCTGGAGGACGTTCACCTCCACGCTGGTCTGGTTGTCGGCGGCGGTGGAGAAGATCTGGCTTTTCTTCACGGGGATGGTGGTATTACGCTCAATGAGCTTCGTGCACACGCCGCCCATGGTCTCAATGCCAAGGGAGAGCGGTGTTACGTCCAGCAGCAGCAGACCCTTCACATCGCCGGTCAGAACGCCTGCCTGGAGGGCAGCGCCCATGGCCACGCATTCATCGGGATTAATGCCCTTGAAGGGGTCGCTGCCGGTAAAGTTCTTCACGGCCTCCTGCACGGCGGGAATCCGGCTGGACCCGCCCACCAGCAGCACCTTGCTCAGGTCGGAGGGCTTCAGCCCCGCATCGGACATGGCCTGACGCACAGGACCCATGGTGGCGTCCACCAGGTGGCTCGTCAGCTCGTTGAACTTGGCCCGGGTGAGGGTCATGTCCAGGTGCTTGGGGCCGGAGGCGTCTGCTGTGATATAGGGGAGGTTGATGTTGCTGGTGGTGACGCCGGAGAGCTCGATCTTAGCCTTTTCGGCGGCCTCCTTGAGGCGCTGCATGGCCACCTTGTCGCCGCTGAGGTCCACGCCCTCGGTGCGCTTGAACTCGCTCACGAGATACTTCATCACGCACTCGTCAAAATCGTCGCCGCCCAGACGGTTGTTGCCGGCAGTTGCCAGCACCTCAATCACGCCGTCGTCAATCTCCAGGATGGACACATCGAAAGTACCGCCGCCCAGGTCATAGACCATGATCCTCTGGCTCTGTTCCTTATCCACGCCATAGGCCAGGGCTGCGGCGGTAGGCTCGTTGATGATCCGCTTCACATCCAGGCCGGCGATCTTGCCCGCGTCCTTGGTGGCCTGGCGCTGGGAGTCGGTGAAATATGCGGGCACGGTGATGACCGCCTCGGTGACCGTACTGCCCAGGTACGCCTCGGCGTCGGCTTTCAGCTTCTGCAAAATCATGGCGCTGATCTCCTGGGGCGTATAGGCCTTGCCGTCTACTGTAACCTTATGATCGGAGCCCATCTCCCGCTTGATGGAAGAGATGGTACGGTCCGGGTTCGTAATGGCCTGACGCTTGGCCACCTGCCCCACCATGCGCTCGCCGGTCTTGGAGAACGCCACCACAGAGGGCGTTGTGCGGTTGCCCTCGGCGTTGGGAATGACGACGGCCTCGCCGCCCTCCATCACAGCCACGCAGGAGTTGGTTGTACCAAGATCGATACCGATAACTTTAGACATAAATGAATTCCTCCTAAATCTATCGAAAAAGTTCATTGACTCATAACAGGTAATCTATTTGCTCGCGGCTCCTATCTTTTCCCACCGAAGCACAGCTCCTGTGCAATCAATACCATCGCAATTTCCAATGGGCGACGGAAATACTGGACTCTACTCAGTTGGCAACCTGTACAATCGCGTGCCGGATCACCTTATCGCCCATGCGGAATCCCGCCTGAAAGACCTGTGCCACCGTATTTTCCCCAAAGGAGTCGTTTTCCACATGCATAACCGCGTTCATCCACTCCGGGTCAAAAGGCTGACCCTGGGCCTCAATTTCCTCCACACCCAGCTTCGCCAGTATTTCCTTATACTGCTGGAAAATCATATCCAACCCCTTTTTATGAGGGGAATCCTCTCCGCCGCCCGCGGCGGAGGCCCGTTCCAGATTGTCATACACCGCCAGGAACTCCTTGATGGTGTCTGCCTTGGCATCTTGATAAATGCCTTCCTTCTCCTTGGTGGTGCGCTTGCGGTAGTTTTCATACTCTGCAGTCTGGCGGATAAACTGATCCTTGACAGATTCCAGTTGCTTAGCCGCAATCTCCATTTGTTCCACCTGTTCCCGGGTGAAGGTATACTTTTCTTTTTTCTTCTTAGCCTTCTTCTCCGACTTCTCCTCGGTTTCCGGCTCAGGAGCACTCTTCGTCTCCTGCTCCGGATCAGGCTGAGAGGTTTCCTCCTGTGGCTGCTTATTCTCTTCGTTCATTTGTATCCTCCTTCGGGGGTAATTCCTGTTTTCCGAACAGCCGTGTCAGCCCCTCAGCAAAGCCGGTGAGTCGAGCTGCCACAGCGGCATAGTCCATTCTGGTGGGGCCCACCACACCGATCAGCCCCCGCATATCGTCCCCAATATCATAGCTGGCCACCACAACGCTGGTGTCTTTCAGTGCGTCACTGACGTTCTCCGGTCCGATCAAAATCTGCATCGGGCCATCCTCCGGCATGGGCAGCTCCTCCTTCCCATCCGCCAGAAAGCTCATCAGCTCATGCGCCTTATCGGCATCCCGGAATTCTGGGAGCTTTAAAAGTTCCTTGGCACCAGAGGTGATCACCTCCCGGTGTCCCACCTCTTCCAGTGTATCTGCTGCATAGGCCACAGTCTGGCTCAGCAGTAAAAACAGCGCTGGCGGAATCTGGTCCGCCACATTCATCAGCCGCCGGTTCATCTCCTCTGCTGAAGCCGCCACAAAATGACTGTTCAGCAAATTCACCAGCACCGGTATCTGCTCTACATCCACCTTCAGCTGCATCCTAAGCAGCTGGCTGCGGACCCGGTTATCACTCATCATCGCCACAACAATGCAGCTGTGCTCATCTACAGGCAGCAGTTCAAACCTTTGAACCGTGATGCTCTTGCGGCTGGCGGCAGCCACATAGGTAGGATAGCTCACCAGGGAGGAGGCCGCACGCCCCGCCTGGGAGATCACCCGGTCCAGCTCCTCCAGCTTGATCTGGAGAGCCTGGTTAATTTTTTCCGTCTCGGCCAGGGTCAGCTTCTGCCGTTCCATCAGTTCATTGACATAGAGCCGGTACCCTTTGGGAGAGGGAATTCGCCCGGCAGAAGTATGGGGCTGTTCCAGATATCCCATTTCCACCAAATCCGCCAGCTCGTTGCGGACCGTCGCGGAGCTGACACCCATTTCAGCGGCAATTCCCTTGGAACCAACCGGCTCGGCAGTGTGGACGTATTCCTCCACCACTACTTTCAAAATCTGTTTTTTTCGCTCTGAAAGCTCCACGGTCTCTTCCTCCGCCGGCCCCTGCTGCTGTAAATTAGCACTCCTTTTCCCTGAGTGCTAAAGTGAGTTTAGCACCCCGGGAAACCATTGTCAATGGATGGATATAAACAAATTGTAAACAAAGCAAGACGGGATTTTGAATTTTTTAAAATCCCGTCTTGCTCACCGATCTTTTCCACGAAAAAAGGAGCGCCATAGCGCTCCTTTTTCTATCATGAATATGTGTGCGGACGCTGCTGGCCGTCTCTCGACGGCGGGGAGACGGCAGTGCCGGCACTTCCTCAAGCGGTCTCAGGAAAGCAGGCTCTTCTGCCGCCGCAGCATCAGCACTAGGGGCAAGGCAATTGTAGCCATTGCGGCGGCATTCAGCACGCCTACACCTGCACGATATACGAAATCACCAAACACATAAGCAAAGCTATAATAGCCATAGAGCACACTGTCCAGCCAGTTCACCAACGTATTGCCCACGGTCGTGACCAGCGCTGCGCAGATGCAGGTGGCATAATAGGGTACCCGCCGATCTTCCAGCCGGTGTCCACTCTTCCACATCCGAATCGCCACCACACCAATTACCGCACCTCGCAGAGCCGGCGGAATCAGGTAAAGAACCGTGGTCGCAGTAACGCCATATGTCAGCAGCTGCTTAAAAAACTCTCCAATTCCCGCGACCAGAATCGCTTCTACTGGCCCACACAGCAATGCACTCACCACCACCGGCAGTGATCCGAAGGAAATCCGGACGTTGCCGATCTGAATCGCAACAAATACTGCCAGCGGAACATACAGCGCCGCCAAAATCGCAATGCGGCAAATACTTTTTGTGTTGAATCTGGACATAAAAATTCCTCCTTCTGTATTGGCAGCCCGTTTCGGGACGCCGCACAGAGGAGGTCTGACCTCTTCTAATGCGGCAGCGGGATTCAGAACACATACTGCAGACTTTTTCAGTCTTTTCGTCCAGAAAACAACTCCCCGTCTTTCCGGCACTATTTCACACATGTGCTCTTACTCTGCCCTGGTATGACCATCATAGCCCCTTTGCTGAAAAATTGCAAGAGAAAAGATGCCTCAAATCCAAAAATCTGAGGCATCTTTTCTTGTACGCTTTATTCGGCAGAAGCAGCAGCCTTCGCAGCAGCGGCTTTTTCAGCCTGTGCCTTCTTGACCGCCTTATACTTCTCCTTCTCCTCCGCCGTGGCGATGGGAAGGATCGCATCCCGCGGGCAGACCTTGGTGCACATCTTGCAGCCGATGCACTTATCGTAGTCCACAACCGCCACGCCGTTCACCACATGAATGGCGTCCTTTCTGCACTCCTTCTCGCACAGGCCGCAGCCGATGCAGGAACTGGAGCACACGCTCATGGCGGCCTTGCCCTTGTCCAGATTGGCACAGGCCACCCGCACCTTCTTCTCAGAGGCGGGCGCCAAATCAATCAGGTGCCGGGGACAGGCCTTGATGCAGGCCATACAGGCGGTGCACTTGTCTGGGTCCACTACGGCGGCGCCATTCGGGCCGATGGACATGGCACCGAACTGGCAGGCGTTTACGCAAGAGCCAAAGCCCAGGCAGCCGAACTGGCATTCCAAAGGACCGCCAGCCACCTTGGTGGCGGAGATGCAGTCCTTCACGCCCACATAATCATAGCGCTTCTTGGCGTTGATGCCGCCGTTGCAACGGACAAAGGCCACCTGGCGCTCCCCGGTGGGAGCAGACTGTCCCATGATCTCTGCAATCGCAGCGGCGTTCTCCGCGCCGGCGGGGGCGCAGGCGTTCACCGGAGCCTCGCCCGCCAGAATCGCGGCGGCGCAGCCGGCACAGCCAGGGTAGCCGCAGCCGCCGCAGTTAGCGCCTGCCAGGTGGCTGAGAATGGCCTCTTCCCGGGGGTCTTTTTTCACCTCAAACACCTTGGATGCGACAGCCAGAACCAGGCCGAACAGCGCGCCCAGAACACCCAGCACAAGAATCGCATATACAATATTCATGACATCCATTTCGGCGCCTCCTTACCAGACTTTCAGGCCGGAGAAGCCCATGAATGCCAGGGCCATGAGACCGGCGGTGATCAGAGCGATGGGGAAACCGTCCCAGCACTTGGGGTAGTCGGCAAACACCAGGCGCTCCCGGATGCTGGCAAACAGCACGATGGCCAGCAGGAAACCCAGGCCGCCGGTGATGCCGTACACCACGGAGGAGATGAAGTTATAGTTGTTCTGCACGTTCAGCAGCACCACGCCCAGCACCGCGCAGTTGGTGGTGATGAGGGGCAGGTAGATGCCCAGCGCCGTGTACAGGGAGGGCATCGCCTTCTGCAGGAACATCTCAATGAACTGCACCAGGGCGGCGATGACCAGGATGAAGGCCACCGTCTGCATGTACTCCAGGTCCAACGGAATCAGCACCAGCGCGTTGACTACATAGCACACCGCGGAGGCAAGGCCCATGACGAACGTCACGGCGATGCCCATGCCCACGGCGGTGTCCACCTTCTTGGACACGCCCAGGAACGGACAGCAGCCCAGGAACTGGGAGAAGATAAAGTTATTCGCCAGGATGGCGCCCAGCGTAATCGCCAGGAGTTCGTAGATCTGATCCATTATTTGCTCTCCTCCTTATTCTTCTTGGGCCGGGACAGCGCCCACTGCATCGCAGCAATCAGGGCCGCCAGCACCAGGAAGCCACCCACCGGCAGCGTCAGCACGCCAATGGGGAACTGCTCGGGCAGAATCCGGATACCGGCGCCGCCGTTGAGAAGGCCGCCGCCAAAGGTGCCGGTGCCCAGGAACTCCCGGATGATGCACATCACCATCAGCACCACTGTATAGCCAATGCCCTGGAAGATGCCGTCAAAGAAGGACGCGGCAATGCCGTTCTTATAGGAGAAGGACTCGGCACGGCCCAGGATGATGCAGTTCACCACGATCAAGGGGATGAACACACCCAGAGACTCCGCCAGAGCGGGCACAAATGCTTGGATCAGCAGATCTACACAGGTCACAAAGCCCGCAATCACCACAATAAACATGGCGATACGGATCTTATCCGGCACAATTTTGCGAATTGCGGAAATAATCACGTTGGAGAGCGTCAGAATGACAGTCACTGCCACACCCATGCCCAGACCGTTAAAAAACGATGTAGTGATGGCCATGGTAGAGCACATACCAAGCACCTGCACCAACACAGGGTTTTGCGTAATCAGGCCCTCCATAAATTGTTTTTTCAGATTCATAAGGCACTCCTCCCTTCTCAGCCCATGGCACCGGCCACAGCCAGCGCCGCGTTGACGCCGGTGGTGACGCCTCTGGTGGAGACCGTAGCGCCGGTGATGGCGTCCACATTGCTGCCCACCGCCAAGGTGCCGTCGGCAGCGCTCTTACCCTGGAACTGATCCAGGACGCCCACGCCGGAAGCCGTAGCCTCGTTGCCCATGACTTTTGTGCCGATGCCGGAGGTCTCGGAGTGAGAAACGATGGACACGCCGGTAACGGCGCCCTCGCCGTCCACGCCGACCATCATCTCAATGCTGCCCTGAGATCCGGACGCCACCACCTTAATGGCATAGCCCGCATTCTCGCCGCCCACCAGGACCTCATAGACAGAGTCCAGCGTGGCGCCAGCGCCCTCTGCGGCGGCGGTCATATCACCAGTGAGCTCCAGAGCATCCGAAAACTCAGTACCCTCGGGGTCAGCCACCACAGCCTTCATAGCCGCAACCGTATTTTCCCAGTTGATGGCGGCAATTTTCTCCTCGGTGATGGCGTTGACGCCGCCCAGCAGTCCCGCGACTACCACACAGGTGATCAGCAGCGTCACCGTCAGGGTGATGATGTACTTGGGGTCCATCTGGACCCGTTCCTTTTTCACTTCACTGCTCATTTCGCGGCTGCCTCCTTCTTGTCGGACTTCACCACGCCGAAGCGGGTGGGTTTCGTGTACTTGTCAATGAGAGGCACCAGCAGGTTCATCACCATGATGGAATAGCACACACCCTCGTTATAAGAGCCGAAATAGCGGATCA
This genomic window from Pusillibacter faecalis contains:
- the rsxE gene encoding electron transport complex subunit RsxE, which translates into the protein MNLKKQFMEGLITQNPVLVQVLGMCSTMAITTSFFNGLGMGVAVTVILTLSNVIISAIRKIVPDKIRIAMFIVVIAGFVTCVDLLIQAFVPALAESLGVFIPLIVVNCIILGRAESFSYKNGIAASFFDGIFQGIGYTVVLMVMCIIREFLGTGTFGGGLLNGGAGIRILPEQFPIGVLTLPVGGFLVLAALIAAMQWALSRPKKNKEESK
- a CDS encoding RnfABCDGE type electron transport complex subunit B; the protein is MDVMNIVYAILVLGVLGALFGLVLAVASKVFEVKKDPREEAILSHLAGANCGGCGYPGCAGCAAAILAGEAPVNACAPAGAENAAAIAEIMGQSAPTGERQVAFVRCNGGINAKKRYDYVGVKDCISATKVAGGPLECQFGCLGFGSCVNACQFGAMSIGPNGAAVVDPDKCTACMACIKACPRHLIDLAPASEKKVRVACANLDKGKAAMSVCSSSCIGCGLCEKECRKDAIHVVNGVAVVDYDKCIGCKMCTKVCPRDAILPIATAEEKEKYKAVKKAQAEKAAAAKAAASAE
- the rsxA gene encoding electron transport complex subunit RsxA — translated: MDQIYELLAITLGAILANNFIFSQFLGCCPFLGVSKKVDTAVGMGIAVTFVMGLASAVCYVVNALVLIPLDLEYMQTVAFILVIAALVQFIEMFLQKAMPSLYTALGIYLPLITTNCAVLGVVLLNVQNNYNFISSVVYGITGGLGFLLAIVLFASIRERLVFADYPKCWDGFPIALITAGLMALAFMGFSGLKVW
- a CDS encoding FMN-binding protein gives rise to the protein MSSEVKKERVQMDPKYIITLTVTLLITCVVVAGLLGGVNAITEEKIAAINWENTVAAMKAVVADPEGTEFSDALELTGDMTAAAEGAGATLDSVYEVLVGGENAGYAIKVVASGSQGSIEMMVGVDGEGAVTGVSIVSHSETSGIGTKVMGNEATASGVGVLDQFQGKSAADGTLAVGSNVDAITGATVSTRGVTTGVNAALAVAGAMG
- the hrcA gene encoding heat-inducible transcriptional repressor HrcA, with the protein product MELSERKKQILKVVVEEYVHTAEPVGSKGIAAEMGVSSATVRNELADLVEMGYLEQPHTSAGRIPSPKGYRLYVNELMERQKLTLAETEKINQALQIKLEELDRVISQAGRAASSLVSYPTYVAAASRKSITVQRFELLPVDEHSCIVVAMMSDNRVRSQLLRMQLKVDVEQIPVLVNLLNSHFVAASAEEMNRRLMNVADQIPPALFLLLSQTVAYAADTLEEVGHREVITSGAKELLKLPEFRDADKAHELMSFLADGKEELPMPEDGPMQILIGPENVSDALKDTSVVVASYDIGDDMRGLIGVVGPTRMDYAAVAARLTGFAEGLTRLFGKQELPPKEDTNERRE
- the grpE gene encoding nucleotide exchange factor GrpE; translated protein: MNEENKQPQEETSQPDPEQETKSAPEPETEEKSEKKAKKKKEKYTFTREQVEQMEIAAKQLESVKDQFIRQTAEYENYRKRTTKEKEGIYQDAKADTIKEFLAVYDNLERASAAGGGEDSPHKKGLDMIFQQYKEILAKLGVEEIEAQGQPFDPEWMNAVMHVENDSFGENTVAQVFQAGFRMGDKVIRHAIVQVAN
- a CDS encoding folate family ECF transporter S component, with the protein product MSRFNTKSICRIAILAALYVPLAVFVAIQIGNVRISFGSLPVVVSALLCGPVEAILVAGIGEFFKQLLTYGVTATTVLYLIPPALRGAVIGVVAIRMWKSGHRLEDRRVPYYATCICAALVTTVGNTLVNWLDSVLYGYYSFAYVFGDFVYRAGVGVLNAAAMATIALPLVLMLRRQKSLLS
- the dnaJ gene encoding molecular chaperone DnaJ, which codes for MAEQKRDYYEVLGVSKGASEDEIKKAYKKLARKYHPDLNPDNKEAEEKFKEVNEAYEILSDPNKKARYDQFGFAGVDPNYGAGGAGGGFDGGFDFGDLGDIFGSFFGGGFGGGRRTNPNAPQRGESIRLSLAISFEEAAFGCEKEVSVDRMEQCGTCHGNGCAAGTTPEVCPDCHGTGQVQVRRQTPMGVFATSSPCGRCGGKGKIIHQPCPDCRGSGAVRRRKTIQVSIPAGIDNGQTISVRGQGSAGKNGGPAGDLLVTITVRPHELFRREGTSVLCDAPITFAQAVLGAELEIPTIDGKVKYDLPEGTQSGTTFRLKGKGIPAINGRGRGDQYVTVYIETPRNLNREQKEALKKFAESVGDNNYEERRKFFRKFKK
- the dnaK gene encoding molecular chaperone DnaK, whose protein sequence is MSKVIGIDLGTTNSCVAVMEGGEAVVIPNAEGNRTTPSVVAFSKTGERMVGQVAKRQAITNPDRTISSIKREMGSDHKVTVDGKAYTPQEISAMILQKLKADAEAYLGSTVTEAVITVPAYFTDSQRQATKDAGKIAGLDVKRIINEPTAAALAYGVDKEQSQRIMVYDLGGGTFDVSILEIDDGVIEVLATAGNNRLGGDDFDECVMKYLVSEFKRTEGVDLSGDKVAMQRLKEAAEKAKIELSGVTTSNINLPYITADASGPKHLDMTLTRAKFNELTSHLVDATMGPVRQAMSDAGLKPSDLSKVLLVGGSSRIPAVQEAVKNFTGSDPFKGINPDECVAMGAALQAGVLTGDVKGLLLLDVTPLSLGIETMGGVCTKLIERNTTIPVKKSQIFSTAADNQTSVEVNVLQGEREMAAANKSLGRFHLDGIAPARRGVPQIEVTFDIDANGIVNVSAKDLGTGKEQHITITSSSNMSKDDIEKAVKEAEQYAAQDKKMKEEVEVRNQADQMVYQSEKTLSEMGDKIPADEKAKVQSALDKLKETLKGTDTAAIKADTEALTQAFYAVSEKLYQQANPQGGAAGPDMGAQGDGGAQQGQYYDADYKVVDEDDQNK